Genomic segment of Candidatus Polarisedimenticolia bacterium:
CAAGAGCGTGAAGTGCGCCGGCGCCAATTCCTGCAAGGGACACGGAGAGTGCGGTGCCGCCGACGGCAGCCACGCCTGCGCCGGCAAGAACGAGTGCAAGGGCAAGGGCTGGGTCAAGGTGAAGAGCGAGAAGGAGTGCACGGACAAGGGCGGCACGGTCGTCAAGGAAGAGAAGCCCGAGAGCAAGGGGTAGTTCAGGACGCCGGCCTGCCGCGCAGGCCGGTTTCAGACAGTCCGGGGGCGCTCCCGGGCCGTGTGACGGCCCGGGGCCCCCGGTCCCTACCCACCATCCCATGGGCCATCCGGATTCACTGGGTCACGGCGTCGGCCTGAGGCGCGATCATTTCGACCGCATCCTCGAGGGCCCGACACGCGTCGACTGGTTCGAGGCCATCTCCGAAAACTTCATGGTGGAAGGCGGCCGGCCGCTCGACGTCCTGACGCGGGTGCGCGAGCGCTATCCGATCGTCCTGCACGGCGTCTCGCTCTCGATCGGCAGCGCCGATCCCCTCGACGAGGCGTACCTGGACAGGCTCGACGCGCTGGCGAAGCGGTTCGAGCCGGCGTGGGTCTCCGACCATCTCTGCTGGACGGGCATCGGGGGCCGTCAGGCGCACGACCTCCTCCCCCTGCCGTACACCGTGCAGGCGCTCGATCACGTGGTCGGGCGCGTGCTGCGCGTGCAGGAGCGGCTCGGCCGCCCGATCGTTCTCGAGAACGTCTCGAGCTACGTCGCCTATGCCCACTCGGCGATGCCCGAATGGGAGTTCCTGGCGGAGGTCGCCCGGCGGTCCGGCTGCGGGATCCTCCTGGACATCAACAACATCTATGTGAGCTCGAAGAACCACCGCTTCGACCCGCGCGCCTACCTCCAGGGGGTCCCGAAGGGGGCGATCCGGCAGTTTCATCTCGCCGGTCATTCGAACAAGGGGACCTTCCTGCTCGACACGCACGACCATCCGGTGATCGACGAGGTGTGGGACCTGTACCGGGACGCGGTGCGCCGGTTCGGCCCCGTGGCGACGCTGGTCGAATGGGACGACAAGATCCCGGAGTTCGAGCGGCTCGAGCAGGAATCGGCGCGCGCCAGGGCGATCCAGGAAGAGGCCCTTCGGCCGGAGCCCGTGAAGACGGGACGGGGGATGGCGTGAAGGCGGACGGGCCGCTCGATCTCAAGGCGACGCAGGAGCTCTTCTGGGCCCTGATCACCGCGCCGGAAGGGGTGCGCGCCGTGATCGACGATCCGTCCGGCCGCGGCTCCATCGACCGGGCATCGGTCGACGCCCTGTTCGCGGGGGACGAGGGCCTGCCGGCGATCGAGCGCCTCGACATCTATGCCAACATGTATTTCTTCCGGCTGCTGGACTGCCTGGCGGAGGATTTTCCCAAGGTGCGCGCCGCCCTCGGGCCGGAGCGCTTCC
This window contains:
- a CDS encoding DUF692 domain-containing protein, whose product is MGHPDSLGHGVGLRRDHFDRILEGPTRVDWFEAISENFMVEGGRPLDVLTRVRERYPIVLHGVSLSIGSADPLDEAYLDRLDALAKRFEPAWVSDHLCWTGIGGRQAHDLLPLPYTVQALDHVVGRVLRVQERLGRPIVLENVSSYVAYAHSAMPEWEFLAEVARRSGCGILLDINNIYVSSKNHRFDPRAYLQGVPKGAIRQFHLAGHSNKGTFLLDTHDHPVIDEVWDLYRDAVRRFGPVATLVEWDDKIPEFERLEQESARARAIQEEALRPEPVKTGRGMA